One Magnolia sinica isolate HGM2019 chromosome 2, MsV1, whole genome shotgun sequence genomic window, ATGCACATGATTGTAGGATTTCTTAAGGTCCAACTTGCAAACCACACCTCCTGTCCCTTGTTTGTGCCGCGAATTGATAACTTCATTGGCATTGAAAGAGCTATCTAATATTTGCCTCCCCTCCACAAAGGCCCCCTGTACCTTGGAGATAACACATCCCAAGATAGCTCGGAATCTAGACACGAGAATCTTTGCCAAAATCTTGTAAGGGGCACCAATAAGACTTATTGAGTGAAAATACTTCAGACATTTGGCCCCTTAAGAATATATGCGATGAAAGTGGCTCCCAATTCCGAGGAGAGTTTACCATttgcaaaaaaagaagaagaagaagaagaagaaaagaatcaaTATTAAACCGCATGACATCCTCCCTTAATAACTCCCAAAAAATTTGAAAGAAAGCTATAGGATACATGTATGGACCTGTGGCTTTattcctacctaaatcttttatgGCGATAAGAACTTCCTCCGACATGGCCGCATCTCTCTTGACATCTTCAAATCTGAGTCTCCGGATGCCATGTCACAAAAGGCAAGCCGTGCCATGGATCTCGTGCTCGTTCATATTTTCTAccaatgctctataatgatatcGTCTGCCCTTTTGCTAGAAAGGTCGATTGGAACTCAATTTGTGTCATATCTCTTTCGATAGCCACCGATGTAGAAGTAGCTCTGGCTGCTACTGTTACTGTTTCCAATAGTGGCACTGAATGATTTATGCGGATTTGTAGCCTCGCTGCCCTAAGATCAACATAGTCAACTGTAAGGGATCTATCGTCACCACCTCCCCTACACGTGCTCTGACCTCAGTGAAAACTTCTGTCACCCAAAGTTCCAGCGGTAGCCTTCGAAAGCTGAACTAATTCTCTTCGAATCCCAGGATTGACCATTCATCCCATCTTCGAAGGCCGAGGACAATTTCGTCTCTGAAGAAATTACCTAGGTCATTACTCAATCCACCTTCGAGTCCAGTCGCATTGAGACTAGGACCTCTAAAGAGCTTTAAGGTTTCAACACCCTATCCACTGCCTTTGCACTGTACTTTGTTTTTAGCCACTGACCCATTTCCTCAATGGACACATCTACCCCGATCTCTGCCACCAGACACCACTGGAATGCTTGAGTAGCCGTCTTAATCATGTCTGGTGAATAGTGACCAACGGCTTGCCATGTAGCCATTGATACCACACCCATCGAGTTCTTAATGGCTCCCTCCCTTCCCTTCAACCCTCCACAAAGGCCCTTCTCCTAATACGCCCTTCCCCTCTCCAAAACCATCTCCTCCCTTCGAAGCACCTACTGAGACCTCTCTCCCACCCCACTCTATTCCTTCATCCCTACCCTCGTTACATCCTCTGCTATCCCCTTTATCCATAACCCTTCTCTCCCAACCTCTCCTCCTTACTTGAACCCCTTTCTACTCCTGATCTCACACCCCGTACTAGCTTCCCCTGAATCCCCCTTCCAATATGAAACTCTTCCTTCCCTCTTCCCACAACCCAAAGCCCCACCTGACTCCCTACTAACCCGCCCCACTCTCTTTTGTATTACTTCCGGTCCAAACCGAGCACTTTGATTCGAAAGCTTCCTCCCCCCAAAATCTTCCCAATGCAGCAGGTGTATGGCCTTCTCAAGCTTCTCCTTCAATCGCATCCTGGCGGACGCAAACCCTTGGATTCTCCCAGATTTGTCATGAGGAATGGACACTTCCATGACTTCCCCTGCACATCCGAAAACTCTTGAGAAATTTAGAGGTAGCCGACCTTCTGGGAAGCCTGCGACATAGAGGGTTGGAAACTCCAAAAGCGCCGTTCTCTGAAAGTCGGCCACCCCTGATGTTTGCCTCCTTTTCTGGACTACTGTCCATCCTGCCTCCTCTTCATCCTGTGCAGCAATATCCTTCTGTTTACTTGCTCCTGACACGATGAACTGTGCCTGGTTTTTTCCTTTTCTACCACCGTCTCCCGGGTTTATCTGGTCGCCCTGAGTTTGTGAATCCTGATTCCTCCATACCTTGCCTGGACTTTGGTTCATTATGAATTTTTCCATTCGTCTAACTTGCCTTATCGGGAtgaaagcattatccaaaaatcatgctattccaaaactcaagtggttctAACATACGAATGCAGAGTGGTTTAGGTATAATTCCCCATGAGATGGCCACCCAAGtgctgaatcagcctgatttatggaatcaaggccaaacaagggtgttgcacctgatggacagggtggatctaATGCACGCTAAGGTTCATTCCCCTCACAAAAACAGTAGGCACAACACAAGTATACAGGAGTTTTCGTAAAAAAATATCGACAGCTATGGGATTGCTTCAGTGGGAGGAAAAGAGTTATTTTTCCATTTTCCCAACATCGGCCCAGCGCGTGTAGCTGCGCACTAGTGTTCACATGATGAGATGATCTTATGATTGAGACCACCATCTGCATAATCTTTACTACTATAAATAAGCTATTATCATAAAATAATGCTTCAATAATGATCTTGAcctttgatttttaaagttgacttTTAGCCATTGAAAGTTTTCTTTTCACTATTCAAAATTTATTTACATATGGTCATGCTCACAATAATCAGTACAACGTTATTTTCTTTAGTGGGTCCTATATTGTATGGTACACAGCATGAAAGGTTCCGATCGTCAGAGTAATCGGCATGTGGGTATAGTGGCGTCGACAAACTTGGGAAAAGAATGAAAGAGAGGACTAGGTGAAGACAGggtgagttatatgatactcagcaGCGCACACCACTTGACTCACATGcgcttagaaattgtacacatgacaTAAATGAACTCAAACTGAACCGACGAAATGATGGAACCTACTGTTGATAATTCATTATTAAAGGAAGATTATTTGGACAAATATAACTATCGTTTTTGGACACTTTCATGTTGAACTAGGATAATTGGATGTTTTCCATTTTAACGTTCTAGTAATGCACACCAATCCAGTATTAGGATGATCGAATTAAATTGGTTACTTTCTGCCTCTCAGGTGTAGGATGTCTGAGTGAAGCAGGTATCTGTTGCTATCTTTACGTTGCTGAAAATCTTAGAATCATTTTCTGATCATGTTATTGTTGAAGGTGGCTGATGTAGGATGGAGTCAAAATGAGCCCAAATTGAAAGAGAACCGGAATCGGTTTCAGATCATTTTGAAACTTGATTTGATCTCCAATGCAAGAAATTACCAGTTGGCATTAAAGaagataggaaatagtggttgaaATAAGCAAATGAATAGATGTAGCACATCACACTACACCACTAGGGGTAATCACAATGCCCTATAAAATCAACCCATCGCAAGCTTTTTAggagtattattattattattattattttgaaggaAAAAAGGGAGGGGTGCGTCATTAGGAgtatttttttcatttcaaaataatCAGGTCTCTTCACTCATATGTGTGGCCAACTGGCCATATATAGTCTTTTGTTTGCACCTCTTtcctaatttaaataaaacaccCTTGCTGAACAACTTCAATTAAAATGGTGAACTAGCTCTTTAGGAAAGGCAAAATGCTTAATCATGTCACCGAAGTGAGTAGAGTTTTTCCGGTTGGTGTTGTGGGCTTCACAGGACCATCAGACTGTAAAAAAGCCACCCAGTAGGAATTGTAGGCCCACAGTTCAATTATGCCATTAATTAGATCATCTGATTGGATGCGGGTCCATGCAAAAACTGGACCATTAACTAGACCATAATATTGCATCTTTGGGGGCCACAATTCAACTGGACAGCCATTCGGCTCAAATTATTTGATTGGCGAGAAGTGTGGGGTCTATCTCTTGCTCTATGCGATTATATGGACACCCAAAACAGGTTACAAGGTGAAGTGAAGATCCTTTTAAGCTGGGTTACAGGAAAAAAGACTTCTAGGAAGACGGGCTACTATTATTTGGATGACGTCTCTAGATTTACATCACATCCAagaatttgtgtttggatgttgtTGAGAATGAAGTGTCTTAGAAGTTCTAAAGAGTCAATTTTGTATGTTCATGTGGAGCACCATACTGGGAGGATGTTTATCTCTTATACTCATTTATGGTATTATCATCTCTTGTTGCCATCCACTATGAGTAAATCATTGTCAGAGGGATAATGTGTGCTCTCATTCAGTCTCTTTCGTTTCTCTAATATCACATGTTAACATGGTTTTGGAATGGGATTGGGGTAACTCCACTGCAGCATCTTCACCGTTATGCTGCCACTGCCACTGCCACTGCCACTGCCACTGTCACTGTCATCTTCATCTCTGCAACAACAACACGCCATCATCTCAAAGCCACCATCATCACAATGCCATCTCCATACCAATGCTACAATTCAGATCACTCAAATGTCATCCATTGTTCATCCAGACATTGTCCAACGTCTCTATCTTCTTAGCATTTGATGTCGGGGCAACTGTTGTAGATGATCCATTTCCTGATGGCTGGGAAAGTGATAATCTAACAGTAATATCATGTCACCTGTCTTAGATGATCCATCCCATGGTCACTGGGAAAGAGAACCGAAAAGCAATAATCTAACAGTAATGTCATATCGCCTGTCGTAGATGATCCATCCCTTGCTTGCTGGGAAAGAGAGAACTGAACAGTGAGATCACGATATATGCTGTAGGTGAACCATCCCATGTTGATAGGGAAAGAAAATCTAACAATAATGTTGTGGTGCTTGTTTTAGATGATCTATTCCATGATGATTGGAAAGCGATAATCTAACAGTGATGTGATGGCAGATGATATAGATGATCCATTGCATGATGATTGTGAAAGTGGTAATCTAAAAGTGGTGATATGGCGACATTTGCTATAGATGATCCATCTCATGATGACTCAGAAATCAGTAATCTAACAGCGATGACATGGTGTTTGCCATAGATGATCCATCCAATGATGAATAGAAAAACAATTAAATCTACCATTGATGTGATCCGTACTTGTCTTTGTGATACTTAGGCAAGCTAGGGCACATAGGATATCAATACTCCAGCTTGAGGAGCAGCGTTGAGAACTTGAGAATGTATTTCGTTACTTCTAAAGAGTCAGTTCTGTATGAGTTCTACAGAGCACCATACTAGGGGGAATTTAGGGGTAATATTTCCTCTTATTCTCCCTCATTTAATGCGAAGCATTTCTTTGTTAAGATGGGAATCCAATGTAGCTGCTGTCCTGTTTCCCCCTTACAATGCCTATCCTCTTGGCACTTAATTATGCATTCTTTTATTAGAAGTACAGTGTGTATGCTTGCAAACATTGTAACCTGTTTAGTTTTCTTGAATATGCATTAGAGTTTCAGCTGAAAGTTAGTTTGGAATGCACCTTCCATGGCAATAAAATCAACAAAGGAACTTGTATCCTGTAATGTTGTTGACTCTGGATGACAAGTCTCCATTCTGTTGGCTGCACCATTGGTTAAATAAGGTGACCAGCTGGAGAAGCATTATTTGGCTGCTCGTGCCTCAGCTTCATTGATGAGATTTAGAGAGGGGCGGTCAAGCAGCATTTCAGCATTTCCACTTTTAGGATCTGGGTATTGCCCATTGCCTTTGGTTTATTGTCTGCAGGAGTGCCAGTAAATTAGTGCTGTGGTTGTTAAAAAACATAGTGCTGTGGTGAGAGTTGTTCTAGTTGATGCTCTGTTATATGGTTTTAGTCTTTCTGCCCAACTATTCTGTTGATTTAAAGAACAATTTGAAAACATATGCATTTTATGATAGATTTAATTGTGGAGCTTTCTTAACCAATGTAAATGTTCTGTTTCAGTCTGATAACAGGGAGATCCGGCTGAGGTTTGCAGACTCCAGTCCGTCCATGTCTTATGCAAACAAGGAGGTAACACTTCGACATCATATACTTAGGAGAATATTCAAATGCCTCTCCCTAGAGATTCTATCTTCTTATGCTGTCTTTTAAtgtcttatttttttaattgcaGGATATCATAGGCATATACAAGAGAAGAGGAGGCAGTGACTTTAAGAAACTGCCGCATTCTGATTGGTTGAACAGCGTCACAGATGAACCTGATGTGATCTCAATGTCCTTTGTTCCAATTACGTCTCTCTTGAATGGAGTCCCTGGGAGTGGATTCTTGAGCCATGCCATCAATCTCTACCTACGCTGTATGTATCAACACTGGTCCTATCTGATTATGTCTCCCAGATTTCCTTAGTTCCATACTTTCTTTGCCACTAGTTACTAAAACGGCATTGCTGTTTGTTTTGAGAATGCCATTCACCAACCACTCCCTTCTTCTTAACAGATAAACCACCAATCGAAGATCTTCATCAGTTTTTAGAGTTTCAGCTACCAAGGCAATGGGCACCTGTCTTTGGCGAACTCACCCTTGGTCCTCAGCAGAAGCAACAAAGCAGCGCCTCTCTCCAGTTCAGCTTCTTGGGTCCCAAGCTTTTTGTTAACACCAGTCCGGTAATATGCTTTCATCTAACCCATGCATCCTTTTTCTTCAAGTAACTTTTGGAGGTCACATGGCATAGACATGTCAGTGCATACCATGAGTCTTTCAGAATCTTAGGTGTTTTAGATTTCAGAGCAATCCAAAGAGAATAAGTGGAGTTTAAGTAGACTTAAATAGCCTAAACTTTGGAGATCATCTATGTTCTGATATTCTCAGTCGCAGGGGTGTGTTtggaaaataacaaatataattgGTAATGTACAATTCCTTCAATGTACCCATCGTAACATCTTATGATCGACTGCACGCGCACGTGCACACACATAGGAGAATGATCTAGTAGTGTTGACACTACCATAAGCTATATTAGTGTTGATCTCTGCGGGCTACGCCTTTATGCGTGCATGATATCCACCCCAACTATCAGATACATCCTCCTATGTTGGGCCCTGACCTCAAAActtaggccaatccatgacttaggtgggtcacaccactagGAACAGTTGGTAGGGAGGACAACCGCTAATCACAATTGATTATGCATGGggtcaactgtgatgtttattttcaatccaattcATTCACTTCAACATCCCACCAGTATGAAGGGACATGCCAAGAATCAGTACATTTCAACTCTCAAGTAGTCCCCGATGCAATCAAGGGTGggcaccccctcccaactgttttttttttctggtatggtccacccgagtCGTGGTTGCCCTGGCTTTTCGGGCATCAGGACAAAACATAAGGGGgtacatctgatggatggagtggatttcaagcaaacatcacggtgggggtcACACAACTCAACGATACCGTAACGCCACTGGGTTGTTCTTATGTTTTTAGTGGCTAATATTATAAATAGAACTGTACATGAGCCAAACTGGCCGAACTCTGACCCAGCTCAGCTCGCTCGTTCAGCCAAGGGGCCTGGCTCGAGTTCGGCTTGGCTTGATCATCGAGCTGACCTGGTCAGCTTGGCCTGGTTTGGTAATTgaatcgagccaagttcgagccgatTGTGTGATTTTGGGTATTTAGAGATTTTAGGGGGGATTTTGGGGTTTTACTTGGGCCGCGGCAGTGGGCGAGTCAGGTGTGCTGTGTGCGGGTCAGGTTGCtgtggaggtttttttttttttttttgggggtggggGGTTGGTTGGGCGGTGGGAGTAGGGTGTGGCAGGTGGGCTGGGCAGCGGACAAGGGCACTCAGTCGGGTGCGTAGGATAAATGGGAGGGAGAGGAGGGCGCTCGGTCGGGACTCTGGTGAGTTGCAAACTTAGAagttaagtgtttttttttttaattaatactATTCTGATACTCGGCCAAGTTGAACTGGCCTGAACCGTGCCAAGCCAAGGTTCAAGCTGAACCAAACCCAAGCTGGCAtctcagcctgattttgaaacgTGCTGGGATTTCTGGCTTGGCTTGGCTTTGTGTTCAGCTCTAATTATAAACTTGGTGATAATTTCATTCTGTTGATGCACTAGCCAATATGTAATCACTGGTGTGAATATCTTGGAGATCATCAAaggtccttttcttttcatttttattcGTTTTGGCTTATGTTTTGTCCCTGGATCATTTTTGCTGCAGGTTGATGTGGGCCAGAGGCCGGTTACTGGCCTCCGGCTCTTTCTCGAAGGGAAGAGAAGCAACCGACTAGCAATCCATCTCCAGCATCTCTCCTCACTACCGAAAACGTTCCAACTCTGTGACGATCCCTATGGGAACTCCCCTCTGGAACCCGACCGCAAGTACTTTGAGCCGGTCCAGTGGAAGAACTTTTCTCATGTCTGCACAGCCCCTGTGGAATCTTACGATGAACACTCGATCATCACTGGTGCACAGTTCCGAGTAAGCAACTATGGCCTGAAAAAGATCCTCTTCTTGCACCTCCACTTCTCGACCATCTTGGGTGCTTCTGTGGTCAAGAATCATGAGTGGGATGGATCTCCTGGTATTGCCCAAAAGTCGGGTATCATGTCTATGTTGATTAGTGGGCATTTCACGGCACCCCAAAAGCCGCCACCACGTCCTGCTGATGTGAATATCAACTCGGCTGTGTACCCTGGTGGGCCCCCAGTGCCTGTCCAAGCACCAAAGCTGCTGAAGTTTGTGGACACAACGGAGATGACTAGAGGACCGCAGAACACACCTGGGTACTGGGTTGTTTCTGGGGCGCGACTGCTAGTTGAGAAGGGTAAGATCTCTCTCAAGGTGAAGTACTCCCTCTTGGCAGTGATGCCacctgatgatgatgaggtgtagGATGAGTGGGTCACGGGCATGTCTGTACGGTTGGTTTTCTAATATCAGCCCAAAAATTCCTTgagtgaaaaaaaggaaaaaagatacATTAAAAACATATTTAAAAAAGATACAAGTCTCCAAGccaaaacgaaaagaaaaagggGAAATGGTCTTGTTTATGTGTGGAGAGTATTGAAAATCTTTGTACTATAAAAAATTTttgagctgtttttttttttttttcccatgtaGATACGACCTCATTGTTGCCTGTACTCGGTAAAATTACTTTCCATTCATAAATTATTAACATGATGGTTTTTCTTCTCTCGCTCTCTGCCTTTTTTTATATAACAGGCATGGTACGCTCTTTCCTGTAAGATGGTTACACACATCAGACTGttcatgtggtggaccccatgggCTATCACACAGACCATGAAATGCCCTTAACTGCCTAACAGAAGTTTGAATATAAATTGGCTAATGACTTTTTCAACCATCCACTTGTAATTCTCACGAACAATGCAACtttatggttaggattgtctatttagtttcattttttgAGCTTTGGCTCATACAGAGTGGGCCCTGCCCTGCACGATGAACATTTTGGATCCCAGATGTTTGCTGCTGCATGGGGAGCCCAGGATGCTATAGCTGATTTCCCTTCTTCCTTAATTGACTACTGCATCAGAAACCTCAAGTTTCAATTGTCAGAGATGTTGGAACTCCCCAAAATCTGTGAAATGATAAGGTCAGCAGGTTATATTTCTAAAAAACCTAGTTAAACTATCAGTTTCTACAGGTTGCGTtcagtgattcaaaacatttataTAATGGGACTCactggatggcccatgcaccaagcGTCATTCAGACTGGAAAATCGAAGTTACAGAGTATTCGGCTTTTTCTCCATTCTCTTACCATCCTTTTGCTGACCATCTATTGAGAAATCTAAAAGACCTCCTGGTATACTAGTTGGTGCATAAACTATTCAACGAGGCACAtgatatcaacagtttggattgctgAACGATAGGCCTACTCATGCGAACAGAAATTCCAAATCTCTCCAGCTCAGCATTGTGAATGCCTCAATAATTCCAATGACCGTCTGTCATCAACAACCAATGTTCTATAATCTGCATCTCTATCCTTTCCCCAAAGCATTTGCTTGAACATTTTCTTCGCTGAAATGGGCTTTTGTA contains:
- the LOC131236757 gene encoding MACPF domain-containing protein At4g24290, yielding MALKVSPMEAAKTAIESIGLGYDIATDLRLKFCKRDLSDPCLIELDDGQGRDIVLPGGISIPNVSKSIKCDKGERMRFRSDVLSFQQMSEQFNQEISLSGKIPSGLFNAMFEFTGCWQKDQANTKTLAFDGWFITLYTVALAKSQTVLRDHVKQDVPSSWDPAALASFIQRYGTHIIVGVKMGGKDIVYLKQQHSSNLQPAEVQKRLKEMADKRFLDANEQYSMGSEEPYVKDKSDNREIRLRFADSSPSMSYANKEDIIGIYKRRGGSDFKKLPHSDWLNSVTDEPDVISMSFVPITSLLNGVPGSGFLSHAINLYLRYKPPIEDLHQFLEFQLPRQWAPVFGELTLGPQQKQQSSASLQFSFLGPKLFVNTSPVDVGQRPVTGLRLFLEGKRSNRLAIHLQHLSSLPKTFQLCDDPYGNSPLEPDRKYFEPVQWKNFSHVCTAPVESYDEHSIITGAQFRVSNYGLKKILFLHLHFSTILGASVVKNHEWDGSPGIAQKSGIMSMLISGHFTAPQKPPPRPADVNINSAVYPGGPPVPVQAPKLLKFVDTTEMTRGPQNTPGYWVVSGARLLVEKGKISLKVKYSLLAVMPPDDDEV